The Epinephelus lanceolatus isolate andai-2023 chromosome 1, ASM4190304v1, whole genome shotgun sequence genome has a window encoding:
- the LOC117256516 gene encoding uncharacterized protein LOC117256516, translated as MGGSTCCVIGCSGRSHDGQGKKINNGMSFYSFPAWRQNQGSYVSHVTKSRRMAWISAVGRLDLKFSNIPRSYKVCSRHFHSGKPAYEMDESHPDWAPTLHLGHFEDHATESHQQSRQLKKGKMEVTAADGVDGENQAEEEVCGKWAEVVVAVDEDHGDQDEEEAAEDEVAHEPTAKRPKTECQFCERSSAEIDRLLQENKELRCELNKRRMDEHFLEANTDKVQYYTGLPCFAILVALFNNVKPSLPVTKNLSPFQMILLTLMRLRLDLPVQHLAHLFSVSCETLSAAFADTVDVLYARLNPLVHWPERHCLQATKPQKFLEAFGQRAVIIVDCFEIRTERQSDVKSHPLALSHSKSMDTMKYLIGITPQGAISFISKGWEGHSSDMHITENCGLLNKLSPGDIVLADRGFDIKESVGLMCAEVKAPAITNGQCQLDAKDEESTRAIAHLRVHVGRVIDGMRNKYTMLHKTIPASLLLPCEGEEMTLLDKIVNVCFILINMCPNVAAKPDGS; from the exons ATGGGAGGAAGTACTTGTTGTGTCATTGGCTGTAGCGGCCGTTCACACGACGGACAAGGTAAAAAGATAAACAACGGGATGTCTTTCTATAGTTTCCCTGCGTGGAGGCAGAACCAGGGAAGTTATGTGTCCCACGTCACGAAGAGCAGACGGATGGCGTGGATATCAGCTGTAGGGCGACTAGACCTCAAGTTTAGCAACATCCCAAGATCATATAAAGTGTGCTCGAGACATTTTCATTCAG GTAAACCTGCATATGAAATGGATGAGTCACATCCAGACTGGGCTCCAACACTACACCTGGGTCACTTTGAAGATCATGCCACAGAGTCACACCAGCAATCTCGCCAgctaaaaaaaggaaagatgGAAGTGACAGCAGCGGATGGTGTGGACGGTGAAAACCAGGCAGAAGAGGAGGTTTGTGGAAAATGGGCAGAGGTGGTCGTGGCAGTAGACGAGGATCACGGAGACCAGGATGAAGAGGAAGCAGCAGAAGATGAAGTGGCACATGAACCGACAGCtaagagaccaaaaacagaatgTCAGTTCTGTGAGCGCAGCAGTGCAGAAATCGACCGTCTGTTGCAGGAGAACAAGGAGCTCAGGTGTGAGCTGAATAAGAGAAGGATGGATGAACACTTCTTGGAGGCTAACACAGACAAGGTCCAGTATTACACAGGACTTCCATGTTTTGCTATTTTAGTCGCACTGTTCAACAATGTTAAGCCCTCCCTGCCGGTTACAAAGAACTTATCACCCTTTCAAATGATTTTATTGACACTCATGCGTCTGAGGCTTGATCTTCCAGTCCAGCACCTCGCCCACCTCTTTAGTGTTTCATGTGAAACTCTTTCCGCTGCCTTTGCTGACACCGTAGACGTTTTATATGCACGCCTTAACCCTTTGGTGCACTGGCCAGAGAGGCATTGTTTACAAGCCACAAAACCACAGAAATTTTTGGAAGCTTTTGGCCAACGTGCTGTTATTATTGTTGACTGCTTTGAAATACGTACAGAAAGGCAATCTGATGTAAAATCACATCCACTGGCTTTATCCCACAGCAAAAGTATGGACACAATGAAATACCTCATTGGTATTACACCACAAGGTGCGATATCATTTATTTCCAAGGGCTGGGAGGGGCACTCCTCTGACATGCACATAACTGAAAACTGTGGCCTTCTTAACAAATTGTCACCAGGTGATATAGTGTTAGCTGATCGAGGCTTTGACATCAAAGAAAGTGTGGGACTGATGTGTGCGGAGGTTAAAGCTCCTGCGATCACTAATGGACAATGTCAACTTGATGCTAAGGATGAAGAAAGCACACGAGCAATAGCACACCTACGGGTTCATGTTGGAAGGGTGATTGATGGCATGCGCAACAAGTACACAATGTTACATAAGACAATACCAGCTAGTTTGTTACTCCCGTGTGAGGGTGAGGAGATGACGCTCCTCGACAAGATTGTGAATGTTTGTTTCATTCTAATTAACATGTGTCCCAATGTGGCTGCAAAACCTGATGGATCTTAA